A part of Arachis hypogaea cultivar Tifrunner chromosome 12, arahy.Tifrunner.gnm2.J5K5, whole genome shotgun sequence genomic DNA contains:
- the LOC112727659 gene encoding putative receptor protein kinase ZmPK1, translating into MNMASSTLMLFLLVLYFSFQFSSSLDALNKGHSSLSVEKAEKDVIVSENGMFSAGFFEVGDNAFSFAVWFTTTATVAWMANRDKPVNGKRSTLSLSRTGNLILVDAGQFQIWSSETESTLPTELRLGDNGNLVLRELQGGRVLWQSFDFPTDTLLPGQRLTRRTQLVSSRTESSHSSGFYMLSFDDRNVLNLLYEGPDVSSSYWPDPDLTVWSAGRFIYNNNRIAVLNSLGDFNSTDKYNARTSDYGVVLSRRLTIDHDGNLRVYSQDLSQKWYVSWQAISDGCIIHGICGANSVCRFDPQNGRKCSCVPGYKVKNQSDWSYGCESTFDATCDGSDFTFLLLDQVEFYGYDSNYVANCTYTDCESLCLNSCECKGFQLSYDKDVGYFRCYTKWKLLNGHLPADAGKLTYLKVPKRKSFPNSYGDSAIRNNGCSLKIHREYLKKNVSRFVSFLLWFATAIGVLEVACILVVLFLIRRRHNSRIDPHGRHLGTVGFRKFSYSELKKATKGFSQEIGRGAGGIVYKALLSDQRIAAVKKLNDAKQGEGEFLAEVSIIGRLNHMNLIEMWGYCAEGKHRLLVYEYMENGSLADNLSSNTLDWSKRYNIALGTARGLAYLHEECLEWILHCDIKPQNILLDSNYQPKVADFGLSKLLNRDVLNNNPNFSMIRGTRGYMAPEWVFNLAVTSKVDVYSYGIVLLEMITGKNPAADIQAINGEEPYNGRLVTWVREKRRECASCVEQIMDSTIVSNYDENKMEVLARVALECIEEDKEERPTMSQVVEMLQSQDYDPNNGGA; encoded by the coding sequence ATGAACATGGCTTCCTCAACCTTAATGTTATTCCTTCTAGtcttgtatttttcatttcaattcTCATCTTCTTTAGATGCACTGAACAAAGGCCACTCCTCTCTCTCAGTGGAGAAAGCTGAAAAAGACGTCATTGTTTCAGAAAATGGCATGTTCTCCGCCGGCTTCTTCGAAGTCGGTGATAATGCCTTCTCCTTTGCAGTATGGTTCACCACAACGGCTACCGTTGCTTGGATGGCAAATCGCGACAAACCCGTGAATGGAAAGCGCTCAACGCTTTCTCTCTCGCGCACCGGTAATCTTATTTTGGTAGATGCAGGTCAGTTCCAAATATGGTCTTCTGAGACGGAGTCAACTCTTCCAACCGAGTTACGTCTTGGAGATAATGGCAATCTTGTTCTACGAGAGTTGCAAGGAGGACGTGTTCTGTGGCAAAGTTTTGATTTCCCAACGGACACTCTTCTTCCCGGACAACGTCTTACCAGAAGAACACAATTAGTTTCTTCAAGAACAGAGAGTAGCCATTCCTCTGGTTTCTATATGTTGTCCTTTGATGATAGAAACGTTCTTAACCTTCTTTACGAGGGCCCTGACGTGTCAAGCTCTTATTGGCCCGATCCTGATCTCACAGTTTGGAGCGCTGGAAGGTTTATTTACAATAATAACAGAATTGCGGTACTAAATTCTCTTGGAGATTTTAATTCAACGGATAAATATAATGCAAGAACATCTGATTATGGCGTGGTGCTGTCTAGAAGGTTGACAATCGATCATGATGGAAATCTTCGAGTGTACAGTCAAGATCTATCACAAAAATGGTACGTGTCATGGCAAGCCATTTCTGATGGTTGCATCATTCATGGGATCTGTGGTGCTAATAGTGTTTGCAGATTTGATCCTCAAAATGGAAGGAAGTGCTCATGTGTTCCTGGGTACAAAGTAAAGAATCAAAGTGATTGGTCTTATGGATGTGAATCCACATTTGATGCTACGTGTGATGGAAGTGACTTTACTTTCTTGCTACTGGACCAAGTTGAGTTCTATGGCTATGACTCCAATTACGTGGCCAATTGTACCTACACTGATTGTGAAAGTTTGTGCTTGAATAGTTGTGAATGCAAAGGATTTCAGCTTTCATATGACAAGGATGTGGGCTACTTCAGGTGCTATACAAAATGGAAATTACTCAACGGCCATTTGCCAGCAGATGCAGGAAAACTAACCTACTTGAAAGTACCCAAACGGAAGAGCTTCCCCAACAGCTATGGAGACTCTGCCATCAGAAACAATGGTTGTTCATTGAAAATTCATAGAGAGTATTTGAAGAAAAATGTAAGCCGTTTTGTGAGCTTCCTTTTGTGGTTTGCCACTGCAATCGGAGTTCTTGAAGTGGCTTGCATTTTGGTTGTTTTGTTCTTAATCAGGCGCCGGCATAATTCTCGCATAGATCCACATGGCCGTCATCTCGGAACAGTGGGATTCAGAAAATTTAGTTATTCGGAGCTAAAAAAGGCAACAAAAGGATTCAGCCAAGAGATTGGAAGGGGTGCAGGAGGCATTGTATACAAAGCTCTATTGTCGGATCAAAGAATTGCCGCAGTAAAGAAACTCAATGATGCTAAGCAAGGAGAAGGTGAATTCCTTGCTGAAGTGAGCATCATTGGAAGGCTCAACCACATGAACTTGATTGAAATGTGGGGTTATTGCGCCGAGGGAAAGCATCGGCTATTGGTGTACGAGTACATGGAAAATGGTTCTTTGGCAGATAACCTCTCATCCAATACACTTGATTGGAGCAAGAGGTATAACATCGCTCTCGGAACAGCAAGAGGTTTGGCATATTTACATGAAGAATGCTTGGAATGGATTTTGCACTGTGATATAAAACCTCAAAATATTCTCTTGGATTCAAATTATCAACCCAAGGTTGCAGATTTCGGATTGTCCAAGTTATTGAACAGAGATGTTCTCAACAATAATCCAAATTTCTCAATGATAAGAGGAACCAGAGGGTATATGGCGCCTGAGTGGGTTTTCAACCTAGCAGTTACTTCCAAAGTGGACGTTTATAGCTATGGAATTGTTCTCTTGGAGATGATAACCGGAAAGAATCCGGCAGCAGATATTCAAGCAATTAATGGAGAAGAACCATACAATGGGAGGCTAGTAACATGGgtgagagagaaaaggagagaatGTGCATCTTGTGTGGAGCAAATCATGGATTCTACAATAGTGTCAAATTATGATGAGAATAAGATGGAAGTTTTGGCTAGAGTGGCATTGGAGTGCATAGAAGAGGACAAAGAAGAAAGGCCTACCATGAGCCAAGTCGTTGAAATGCTTCAAAGCCAAGATTATGATCCTAATAATGGTGGAGCATAA